A region of Asticcacaulis excentricus DNA encodes the following proteins:
- a CDS encoding COG4223 family protein — MTDDFAPNPIPAAAEPEKTRWGRGPLIIAFAFPIVFVLLALGVLGFAVYKEHLSAPQKTVADYLDPAAVAKDSEKDSEIARLTAELNALRVRQAQASAEAPQAPTYADPTALNRLSERLDRLEANQRLLIQAAAAATSASGLQQAAKGSQPFLSELADVEKSLTDTVMVAPLRPLAQKGVPSEIALALSFPAYAAKARTAASAKTDDSFLTRLTNALSGLISIRRIDGAARGPDALLLQAQGRLDQGDLNGALTVLSTLPPASQAALKPWMTDARNRVLVDTTTRRITVEALSRLSQANYSTANGADATAGSGAAVAPQPETGL, encoded by the coding sequence ATGACCGACGACTTCGCCCCGAACCCGATCCCCGCTGCGGCGGAGCCGGAAAAGACCCGTTGGGGGCGCGGCCCGCTGATCATCGCCTTTGCCTTTCCCATCGTCTTCGTGCTGCTGGCGCTGGGGGTGCTGGGTTTTGCGGTCTATAAGGAGCACCTGAGCGCCCCGCAAAAGACCGTGGCCGACTATCTCGACCCCGCGGCGGTGGCCAAGGACAGCGAAAAAGACTCCGAAATCGCTCGCCTGACCGCCGAACTGAACGCCCTGCGCGTGCGTCAGGCGCAGGCCTCGGCCGAAGCGCCGCAAGCGCCCACCTATGCCGACCCGACGGCGCTCAACCGCCTGTCTGAGCGCCTCGATCGCCTTGAGGCCAATCAACGCCTGCTGATTCAGGCCGCCGCTGCCGCCACCTCGGCGTCGGGTCTGCAACAGGCGGCGAAGGGCTCTCAGCCGTTTCTTTCCGAACTGGCGGACGTTGAAAAGAGCCTGACCGATACGGTGATGGTCGCACCGCTGCGGCCTCTGGCGCAAAAGGGCGTGCCCAGCGAAATCGCGCTGGCGCTCAGCTTCCCGGCCTACGCCGCCAAGGCGCGCACCGCCGCCAGCGCCAAAACCGACGACAGCTTCCTGACGCGCCTGACCAATGCCCTCAGCGGCCTGATCAGCATACGCCGCATCGACGGCGCGGCGCGCGGCCCGGATGCGCTACTGCTTCAGGCACAGGGCCGTCTGGATCAGGGCGATCTTAATGGCGCGCTGACGGTCCTCTCAACCCTGCCCCCGGCCTCGCAAGCCGCGCTCAAGCCGTGGATGACCGATGCGCGCAACCGCGTGCTGGTCGATACCACTACCCGCCGCATCACGGTCGAGGCCTTGAGCCGCCTCAGTCAGGCCAATTACAGCACGGCCAATGGTGCCGACGCCACGGCGGGTAGCGGGGCCGCCGTCGCGCCTCAGCCGGAGACTGGCCTGTGA
- the hemC gene encoding hydroxymethylbilane synthase, translating into MTPLLKIGTRGSRLATTQCGWVQRQIVTALGHDPALSHEVAPLLIITTQGDRIQDRRLIEAGGKQLFTKEIEDALLNGDVDVAVHSLKDMPAEDIPGLSLCAFPVREDPRDAFVSINYRTLEDLPQGAKLGTASLRRQAQALAVRPDLEVVMLRGNVDTRLSKLEAGHCDAILLAAAGLKRMGLEAHIKSYIDPDLFPSAPGQGALAVQCRTADLDQAWIRRLHHVETHLQISAERGALVALEASCRTAVGAYAKIEGDALTLFVEALTADGRTRWQRRETISAPTVESAHALGLRLGQSIRDEAGDRLIQYQAQA; encoded by the coding sequence ATGACCCCACTTCTGAAAATCGGTACGCGCGGTTCGCGGCTGGCCACCACCCAATGCGGCTGGGTTCAGCGTCAGATCGTCACCGCCCTGGGTCACGACCCGGCCCTGTCGCATGAGGTTGCACCGCTGCTCATCATCACCACGCAGGGCGACCGCATTCAGGACCGCCGCCTGATCGAAGCCGGCGGCAAGCAGTTGTTCACCAAGGAGATCGAGGACGCGCTGCTAAATGGCGACGTCGATGTCGCCGTCCATTCGCTGAAGGACATGCCCGCCGAGGATATTCCCGGCCTCAGCCTGTGCGCCTTTCCGGTGCGCGAAGACCCGCGCGACGCCTTTGTGTCGATCAACTACCGCACCCTCGAAGACCTGCCGCAAGGCGCAAAGCTCGGCACCGCCTCGCTGCGGCGGCAGGCACAGGCCCTGGCCGTGCGGCCGGACCTTGAGGTGGTCATGCTGCGCGGCAATGTCGATACGCGCCTGTCGAAGCTGGAGGCCGGGCATTGCGACGCCATCCTGCTGGCGGCGGCGGGCCTGAAACGCATGGGGCTTGAGGCGCATATCAAGTCCTATATCGACCCCGACCTGTTCCCCTCTGCCCCCGGCCAAGGCGCGCTGGCCGTGCAATGCCGCACCGCCGACCTCGATCAGGCGTGGATCAGGCGGCTGCACCACGTCGAAACGCACCTGCAAATTTCGGCCGAACGCGGCGCGCTGGTGGCGCTCGAAGCCTCGTGCCGCACCGCCGTCGGGGCCTATGCGAAGATCGAAGGCGACGCACTCACCCTGTTTGTTGAGGCCCTGACCGCCGATGGCCGCACGCGCTGGCAAAGACGCGAAACGATCAGCGCGCCTACGGTGGAATCGGCGCACGCTCTGGGCCTTCGTCTGGGTCAGTCTATCCGCGATGAGGCCGGCGACCGGCTGATCCAGTATCAGGCGCAGGCGTGA
- a CDS encoding uroporphyrinogen-III synthase, whose product MNPPLIWVTRTEPQASVTAQALRARGFEVVNDPLLEVEPLSPDIDVARFAHIIATSINGLKAFTRQYATRHQTVWAVGDATAREAREAGFNTVHSARGDVEDLIRLLKAEAPQGPLLYPQPETPARDLTAALSGFDLHPVLFYRTVGRDAPDARAQIAAITHILLYSPRGAQACAPYLSGATARVLCISEATAQRLREHLNFTGNLPSAGLNIEVAASPDEEALFARL is encoded by the coding sequence GTGAACCCGCCCCTTATCTGGGTGACGCGAACGGAGCCACAGGCCAGCGTCACGGCGCAGGCGCTGCGGGCGCGGGGCTTTGAGGTGGTCAATGACCCGCTGCTTGAGGTTGAACCCTTAAGCCCCGACATCGACGTGGCGCGTTTCGCCCATATCATTGCCACCTCGATAAATGGCCTGAAAGCCTTTACGCGCCAATACGCGACGCGGCATCAGACGGTGTGGGCCGTCGGCGACGCCACTGCCCGCGAAGCGCGTGAGGCCGGTTTTAATACCGTGCATAGCGCCCGTGGCGATGTCGAAGACCTGATCCGCCTGCTGAAAGCCGAGGCCCCGCAAGGCCCCCTCCTCTACCCGCAGCCCGAAACCCCGGCGCGCGACCTGACGGCGGCCCTGTCGGGGTTCGACCTGCACCCCGTCCTCTTCTATCGCACCGTGGGACGCGACGCCCCCGACGCCAGAGCGCAGATAGCGGCGATCACCCATATCCTGCTCTATTCACCGCGCGGCGCGCAGGCCTGCGCCCCCTATCTGAGCGGCGCGACAGCGCGCGTCCTGTGCATCTCAGAGGCCACCGCCCAACGCCTGCGCGAACACCTCAATTTCACTGGAAATTTACCCTCTGCGGGCCTAAACATAGAGGTAGCGGCCTCTCCGGATGAAGAGGCCCTGTTCGCCAGGCTCTAA
- a CDS encoding Rieske (2Fe-2S) protein, whose translation MRPPPGTVICAWADLQATGTVLYRQDGFEGFVILDDYLPRGYVDACPHNGMPLGGDQEESDYQTREQDVIICRWHGASFLKDSGLCIGGPCAGEHLTPWPVERRGDEVVTV comes from the coding sequence GTGAGACCGCCTCCCGGCACCGTCATCTGCGCTTGGGCCGATCTGCAGGCAACCGGCACCGTCCTCTATCGTCAGGACGGGTTTGAGGGGTTCGTTATCCTCGATGACTATCTGCCGCGCGGCTATGTCGATGCCTGTCCGCACAACGGGATGCCGCTGGGCGGCGATCAGGAAGAAAGCGATTATCAGACGCGCGAGCAGGATGTGATAATCTGCCGCTGGCACGGCGCGTCGTTTCTGAAAGACAGCGGCCTGTGCATCGGCGGCCCCTGCGCCGGGGAGCACCTCACGCCGTGGCCGGTCGAACGCCGCGGCGATGAGGTGGTGACGGTTTAG
- a CDS encoding NAD(P)H-dependent glycerol-3-phosphate dehydrogenase translates to MTQFVHAKAFDKVGIIGAGAWGTALAQVAARAGREVLIQCREPEVAESINAQHLNHLYLPGCELLSQVKATADLADLGDCDLILAVPPAQHMRASLKAFAPHVRDGLPIILCAKGVERGTDCLMNEVLAATLPQARAAVLSGPSFAAEVARGLPTAVTLACKDAALGAQISTTLATQTFRPYLIDDMIGAEAGGALKNVLAIACGISEGKGLGRSAHAALITRGFAEMTRLAVALGAKAETLSGLCGMGDLVLSCSSPQSRNMSVGLALGGGQTLAQALEGKISVAEGVESAPAVKHLGEKLGVDLPICNMVATILSGEASVDKAIGDLMSRPLKTER, encoded by the coding sequence TTGACCCAATTCGTGCACGCCAAAGCCTTTGACAAGGTTGGAATCATCGGGGCAGGGGCATGGGGCACGGCGCTGGCGCAGGTCGCCGCGCGGGCCGGGCGCGAGGTGTTGATCCAGTGCCGTGAGCCGGAAGTCGCTGAGTCGATCAATGCTCAGCACCTCAATCATCTCTATCTGCCGGGCTGTGAGCTGTTGTCGCAGGTGAAGGCCACCGCCGATCTGGCCGATCTGGGCGACTGCGATCTGATCCTGGCCGTGCCGCCGGCGCAGCATATGCGCGCCTCGCTGAAGGCCTTTGCGCCGCATGTGCGCGACGGCCTGCCCATCATCCTGTGCGCCAAGGGCGTTGAGCGCGGCACGGACTGTCTGATGAACGAGGTGCTGGCGGCGACCCTGCCACAGGCGCGTGCCGCCGTCCTGTCGGGGCCGTCCTTCGCCGCCGAAGTGGCGCGCGGCTTGCCCACCGCGGTGACGCTGGCGTGCAAGGATGCGGCGCTGGGGGCGCAGATTTCGACGACTTTGGCGACGCAGACCTTCCGCCCCTATCTGATCGACGACATGATCGGTGCTGAGGCGGGCGGGGCGCTGAAAAACGTGCTGGCCATTGCCTGCGGCATTTCCGAAGGTAAGGGGCTGGGGCGTTCGGCGCACGCCGCCCTGATTACGCGCGGTTTTGCCGAAATGACGCGGCTGGCCGTGGCGCTGGGCGCAAAGGCCGAGACGCTCAGCGGCCTGTGTGGCATGGGCGATCTGGTCCTGTCGTGCTCGTCGCCGCAATCGCGCAATATGAGCGTCGGTCTGGCGCTCGGCGGCGGACAAACGCTGGCTCAGGCGCTGGAAGGCAAGATTTCGGTCGCCGAAGGGGTCGAATCGGCCCCGGCGGTCAAGCATCTGGGCGAAAAGCTGGGCGTCGATCTGCCCATTTGCAACATGGTGGCGACCATACTGTCGGGCGAAGCCAGCGTCGATAAGGCTATCGGCGATCTGATGTCGCGTCCGCTGAAGACCGAACGGTGA
- the acs gene encoding acetate--CoA ligase, translated as MTVETLNNTTLFPVPATYPRAHSVTAAALQAQRDLVRSDPWAHWRQLGEALDWIKPFTQVKDVSFNREDFRIRWYHDGQLNVAANCIDRHLPHKADTVAFIFEGDEPNDSYTVTYGQLAEAVGKRANLLKKYGVKKGDRVTIYMPMVPEAAYFMLACARIGAVHSVVFGGFSPDSLAGRINDCQSEYVVTTIEGRRGGKSVPLKANTDLALLQCPGVKHVFVTGNGCSLSHDGRDLCVDPELEGVNADCPAEPMNAEDPLFILYTSGSTGKPKGVLHTTGGYLAWAAYTFKTVFDWHEGDVYWCTADVGWVTGHSYVVYGPLANAATSLIFEGVPNYPTVSRFWEVIDKHQVTTFYTAPTAIRALMREGDAPVLKTSRKSLRLLGSVGEPINPEAWLWYHRVVGNENCPIVDTWWQTETGGHLITPVPGATALKPGSATHPLPGIEACLVDNEGHELSGATEGNLCISDSWPGQMRSVFGDHQRFIETYFSTYPGKYFTGDGARRDEDGYYWITGRVDDVLNVSGHRLGTAEVESALVAHHSVAEAAVVGFPHDIKGQGIYCYVTLTKGVEPTEALKTELRNWVRREIGPIASPDVIQWAPGLPKTRSGKIMRRILRKIAERDVSNLGDISTLADPSVVADLVKGAGL; from the coding sequence ATGACGGTTGAAACGCTGAACAATACGACTCTCTTTCCCGTGCCGGCGACCTATCCGCGCGCCCACAGCGTGACGGCGGCGGCGCTTCAGGCGCAGCGTGATCTGGTCAGGTCCGACCCGTGGGCCCACTGGCGGCAACTGGGCGAAGCGCTCGACTGGATCAAGCCCTTCACTCAGGTCAAGGACGTGTCGTTTAACCGCGAAGACTTCCGCATCCGCTGGTATCACGACGGGCAACTGAACGTCGCGGCCAACTGCATCGACCGCCATCTGCCGCACAAGGCCGATACAGTGGCCTTCATCTTCGAAGGCGATGAGCCGAACGACTCCTACACCGTCACCTATGGCCAATTGGCCGAGGCGGTGGGCAAGCGCGCCAACCTGCTGAAAAAATATGGCGTCAAGAAGGGTGACCGCGTCACCATCTACATGCCCATGGTGCCGGAAGCGGCCTATTTCATGCTGGCCTGCGCGCGTATCGGTGCCGTGCATTCGGTGGTCTTTGGCGGCTTTTCGCCCGACAGCCTGGCCGGGCGTATCAATGACTGTCAGTCGGAATATGTGGTCACCACCATCGAAGGCCGTCGCGGTGGTAAGTCGGTGCCGCTCAAGGCCAATACCGACCTCGCCCTGCTGCAATGCCCCGGTGTGAAGCACGTCTTCGTCACCGGCAATGGCTGCTCGCTGAGCCATGACGGGCGTGACCTGTGCGTCGATCCGGAACTGGAGGGCGTAAACGCCGACTGCCCGGCCGAGCCGATGAATGCCGAAGACCCGCTGTTTATCCTCTATACGTCCGGTTCGACAGGTAAACCGAAAGGCGTGCTGCACACCACGGGCGGCTACCTCGCCTGGGCGGCGTATACGTTCAAAACGGTGTTCGACTGGCACGAAGGCGATGTCTATTGGTGCACCGCCGATGTCGGCTGGGTGACGGGCCACTCCTACGTTGTCTATGGGCCGCTGGCCAATGCCGCCACCTCGCTGATCTTCGAAGGCGTGCCCAACTACCCCACCGTGTCGCGCTTCTGGGAAGTGATCGACAAGCATCAGGTGACGACCTTCTACACCGCGCCGACGGCCATCCGCGCCCTGATGCGCGAAGGCGATGCGCCGGTGCTCAAAACCTCGCGCAAGTCGTTGCGTCTGCTGGGTTCGGTGGGTGAGCCGATCAACCCCGAAGCCTGGCTGTGGTATCACCGCGTGGTCGGTAATGAAAACTGCCCCATCGTCGATACCTGGTGGCAGACCGAGACCGGCGGCCACCTGATCACCCCGGTACCGGGGGCCACGGCCTTGAAGCCCGGTTCGGCCACCCATCCTCTGCCGGGAATTGAGGCCTGTCTGGTCGATAATGAGGGCCATGAGCTGAGCGGGGCGACCGAAGGCAATCTGTGTATTTCGGATTCGTGGCCGGGTCAGATGCGTTCGGTCTTTGGCGATCATCAGCGCTTTATCGAGACCTATTTCTCGACCTATCCCGGCAAGTATTTCACCGGCGACGGCGCGCGTCGCGACGAAGACGGCTATTACTGGATCACCGGCCGCGTCGATGACGTGCTGAACGTCTCCGGCCACCGTCTGGGCACGGCCGAGGTCGAAAGCGCGCTGGTGGCGCACCACAGCGTCGCCGAAGCCGCCGTGGTTGGCTTCCCGCACGATATCAAGGGGCAGGGCATCTATTGCTACGTCACCCTGACCAAGGGCGTCGAACCGACCGAAGCGCTGAAGACCGAACTGCGCAACTGGGTCCGTCGCGAAATCGGCCCCATCGCCTCACCGGACGTTATCCAGTGGGCGCCGGGCCTGCCCAAGACGCGCTCCGGCAAGATCATGCGCCGCATCCTGCGCAAGATCGCCGAACGAGATGTGTCAAACCTCGGTGATATTTCAACCCTGGCCGATCCGTCGGTGGTGGCCGATCTGGTCAAGGGCGCCGGGCTTTAA
- the tsaD gene encoding tRNA (adenosine(37)-N6)-threonylcarbamoyltransferase complex transferase subunit TsaD, with translation MSLCVLGVESSCDETAVAVVRRGDDGAVEVLSSVIHSQVVKHAVYGGVVPEIAARSHVETIDDLARLALSQAAEKGVGVDAIDAVAATAGPGLIGGVMVGLSFAKGFALSRGLPLIGVNHLEGHALSVRLTHDVPFPFLLLLVSGGHCQLLHVRGVGDYERLGTTIDDAAGEAFDKIAKTLGLGYPGGPALEAEAAKGDATRFTLPRALLGRKDCDFSYSGLKTAAAKIAMEQVKTPQDRADLCASVQAAIARQLVERSARAMRAFKAEHGGDSPAFVVAGGVAANKTVRSELSALAQKEGFEFVAPPLAYCTDNAAMIALAGLERFALMRAAADYDGDKQVHDGLSALARPRWPLDERRALSAPIHKFSGRKGAKA, from the coding sequence ATGTCTCTTTGCGTTCTGGGTGTCGAATCGAGCTGTGACGAAACCGCGGTCGCCGTGGTGCGGCGGGGTGATGATGGCGCGGTCGAAGTCCTGTCTTCGGTCATCCACTCTCAGGTGGTCAAGCACGCCGTCTATGGCGGGGTCGTGCCCGAAATCGCGGCTCGCAGCCATGTCGAAACCATAGACGATCTGGCGCGGCTGGCGCTGTCGCAGGCCGCCGAGAAAGGCGTCGGGGTGGACGCAATCGACGCGGTGGCGGCCACGGCCGGGCCGGGCCTGATCGGCGGGGTGATGGTGGGACTGAGCTTTGCCAAGGGCTTTGCGCTGTCGCGCGGTTTGCCGCTGATCGGGGTCAATCACCTCGAAGGCCATGCCCTGTCCGTGCGCCTGACGCACGATGTGCCGTTTCCCTTCTTGCTGCTGCTGGTCTCCGGCGGCCATTGTCAGTTGCTGCATGTGCGCGGCGTCGGCGATTATGAGCGTCTGGGGACCACCATCGACGATGCGGCGGGCGAGGCCTTTGACAAGATCGCCAAGACTCTGGGGCTGGGCTATCCCGGCGGCCCGGCGCTGGAGGCCGAGGCGGCGAAGGGCGATGCCACGCGCTTTACCCTGCCGCGCGCGCTTTTGGGGCGCAAGGACTGCGATTTTTCCTATTCGGGGCTGAAAACCGCCGCCGCCAAGATCGCTATGGAGCAGGTGAAAACACCGCAGGATCGCGCCGATCTGTGCGCTTCGGTGCAGGCGGCGATTGCGCGCCAACTGGTCGAACGCTCCGCCCGCGCCATGCGCGCCTTCAAGGCTGAACATGGGGGGGATAGCCCGGCCTTTGTTGTGGCGGGCGGCGTGGCGGCCAACAAAACCGTGCGGTCTGAGCTGTCGGCACTGGCGCAAAAGGAGGGGTTTGAATTTGTCGCCCCGCCTCTGGCCTACTGCACCGACAATGCAGCCATGATCGCGCTGGCCGGGCTGGAACGCTTTGCGCTGATGCGGGCGGCGGCCGATTATGATGGGGACAAACAGGTGCACGACGGACTGTCGGCGCTGGCGCGGCCACGCTGGCCCCTTGACGAGCGCCGTGCGCTCAGTGCACCCATACATAAGTTTTCGGGACGCAAGGGAGCCAAGGCTTGA
- a CDS encoding creatininase family protein: protein MHLAFSTWPEIEARLKTSKTVIIPIGSNEQHGPMGLLGTDWLCPEIIAHAAEKQGDILVAPTFNIGMAQHHLGFAGTISLRPSTFMAAIEDWVKSLGRHGFERIYFLNGHGGNVASIEAAFSEIYNQWSWKGTRCPFALKLSNWWDLPGISPLCARLFPKGHGSHATPSEIALTWAAYPDAVRDLTMDPPIAPTGPIRDALDYRARFPDGRIGSDSSLATQALGQQILEAAVPALLKDIAKFEAEERP, encoded by the coding sequence GTGCATCTCGCCTTTTCCACATGGCCGGAAATCGAAGCCCGTCTGAAGACCTCAAAGACGGTGATCATTCCCATCGGCTCCAACGAACAGCACGGCCCGATGGGGCTTTTGGGGACCGACTGGCTGTGCCCGGAAATCATCGCCCATGCGGCGGAAAAGCAAGGTGATATTCTGGTCGCGCCGACCTTCAATATCGGCATGGCGCAGCACCATCTGGGCTTTGCGGGCACCATTTCGCTGCGCCCTTCAACCTTTATGGCGGCCATCGAAGACTGGGTGAAGTCGCTGGGGCGGCATGGGTTTGAGCGCATCTATTTCCTCAATGGCCACGGCGGCAATGTCGCCTCGATCGAAGCGGCCTTTTCGGAAATCTATAACCAGTGGTCATGGAAAGGTACGCGCTGTCCGTTTGCGCTGAAACTGTCGAACTGGTGGGACCTGCCGGGCATTTCGCCTCTGTGCGCCCGCCTCTTCCCCAAGGGGCACGGCAGCCACGCCACGCCGTCGGAAATCGCCCTGACCTGGGCCGCTTATCCCGATGCTGTGCGCGACCTGACGATGGACCCGCCGATTGCGCCCACCGGCCCGATCCGCGACGCGCTCGACTACCGCGCGCGCTTCCCTGACGGCCGCATCGGTTCGGACTCGTCGCTGGCCACGCAGGCGCTGGGACAGCAGATTCTGGAGGCGGCGGTTCCGGCCCTGCTAAAAGATATTGCCAAGTTTGAGGCTGAGGAACGGCCCTAA